ATTTGTCCTCAACTCGGTCAGGCAAGTACTAGGATTAGTGTCATATCGATATATGAATTGTAAAGGACACTTGTTGCCATCCATTAAGATCTAAGAAAATTACTATATTAGAGGGAGTATTAAACAAAGTTTATCTAAAAGTGACCGTGAAATTATGCAATGCTAAGTAATATTATTACAAGCACCATGAATTAATGTGAAATGCATATTTCTTATCTACCACTGTGAAGTAATGAACATTTAAGATAAGTCGTTACGTTTACCATTGAAAATAGTTACCTTAAGCAAAATGCAGTGTAAATACCCTTTCCTTATGGTAGGCTAAGTGTATATTCGAACGCATTGGAGCTGGGATACTTGCAGAATGAGGATGGCTCCATATCCTTCTATCGGGGCATGTTCTTTGGAGCTCTGGGCGGCTGCACGGGCACGTATTTCGCCAGTCCTTTTTACATGGTGAGTAGATCCCATCTAGAGCTTCACATCTGATCTCCCTCCATCACAGATAAAGGCCCAACAGCATGCCCAGGCGGTTAAGTCCATTGCCGTGGGCTTCCAGCATAAGCATACTTCGATGATGGATGCCCTGCTGCACATTTACCGCACGAATGGCATTTCGGGATTCTGGCGCGCTGCTTTACCCAGCTTGAACCGAACGCTTGTGGCCTCCAGTGTACAGATCGGCACCTTTCCCAAGGCCAAGTCCGTGCTGAAGGATAAAGGATGGGTCACCCATCCGATTCTTCTCTCCTTCTGTGCCGGCCTATCGTCGGGCACCCTTGTGGCGGTGGCCAATTCACCCTTTGACGTGCTCACCACTCGGATGTACAACCAGCCAGTGGATGAAAAGGGTCGTGGACTCATGTACAAGGGCTTGGTAGATTGCTTCACTAAGATCTGGAAAACCGAAGGGCTCCATGGGATGTACAAGGGCTTTTGGCCCATCTACTTTCGTAGTGCTCCGCACACAACCTTGACATTTGTGTTTTTTGAAAAGTTGCTCCATGTGCGCGATCATTATGTTTTCTCCCAGCCCAGAAACTGAAGAGTCCAGTCCTCCTGGAGGCCATTAGAATACTGTAAGTCCTCGCATACATTTGTTAAATCCCACGATGTGACAATCCTTTTACAAAACTAAACATTAAAATTGTTCATCGAAAATGATCCCATCAGTTTACCATGGGATGCAAGTAAGCTGCTATATGTTATGTGCTTTgttgcatttcatttttacCTTTCTAATAAAAGTTTAAATGAATTatatttgcaaataggtagaAACAGCATATGTGTTTGctatttgcaaatatttattgtgaaaaagaaaactgaaAGAAAAAGCCGCCAGTATTGCAATTTTAGTATGACCTTTCCATGTCGATAGGCGGCGATAGATGCGAACTATAACGCATTTTGTCTTCAATAGTCGATTTGGCACCGATGAGCGCAAGCACAAACTATCGAATATCGACCATCTGGAAAGTCGGCGGCGTCACATATTTTTGATTgaccaaatatatttaaatacaattcGCGCAAAATGGCCGCCCAGGTAACTCAGGTGCAGCAGTTCTTGAACGGCTACAAGGATGACGTGAGCCGATCGCTGCGCGATGCTTCCAAGCCGTGGACCAAAGTCTTCGATACCGTGGAGGAGAAGACCGGCGTGGACCGGGTCAATATTTTCGTGGGTGAGTGTGGATTATCCTGGCGACGTCATCGCATGTCCTTCGCCGAAACGCCCATGTGACCTCCTGCTAGTTGACGACTGCGTAACCATTGTGATTCGCCTAGAGATGCAGTGGAATATTTCGGGATGCTTATAAATAGCAACCTGTTATATATAGCAGTGTATGTGGCTGAATCAGGATGGTCGGGGGGCTTACTCACCGCCAGGTGACCAATTAGCGAATTAAACAGACGACTTAAACGCCTAAGCCCAATTAAATAGTGTGTCTATATTATCACCAAGTGCCTCCAACCAATACACCTCAGTTTCTGAGCATGCGATGTGTGCGTGTAAGCGGCTACGTAGACAGCTGGCGATGTGTGCGTCTGTTATCCACAAAAGTTTCATGTTTTGTGCTTTTCTTTGTTTACTTCAACGAAAGTACACTTTTTTTGACCAGTACGCGGTGAGCAATACATCTGGCGCATACCATTGCCACATTCTCTAGACAAAGATCTGGAGAAAGTCCAGCTCGGCGGGGTCAAAAGGTCTGAATTATTGAGACGTGGCGCTGTCGGCACACGTGGAGCCAATCTACTCACACTCACCTGTGTGTGCGTTGGTAGAGCTTTCAGTTCGTTCGTTCGGTGCTCGCCGGAGTTACCGATGTGGCTCTGGGACTATATTATGCTAATCAGACAGCGACAGGAGACGCGGCACAATGTCAGAGTTCCCTTGGTTTACCTCGGCATAGGTGAGAATGCGGTCACAATGGCAAAAGTAGCTATCTTTAATAGTCGAAGTCTATGTACACTTGCAAAAATGACTGACGTTGATTCATCATTCAAACATTTGGCCTCATTAGCTGTTCAACAATTCGGCATACtttaataatcaaaacaaattgtGTAAACAAATATATGCATATTAGGGAACAATCATCTATGGAGAATTCGCAATTCACATCAAATGATCGACTATAAGGATATAGTTTCTGTGGTTTGTGACGAAACCCACCTTTTTGCAATCTTGTAGCTCAAATTAATGTACCCTCAGTCAAGGTATAAATATAATTAGCCGCCATCGAGCATGAATGACATCataaatttatggcaaaacAACAGGCCGTAGTCCGCTCATCTGGGTGGGCAAAATGCAACTGGCCGGGATCAGAGGCAGGTCGAGACATCTACTGACAACAGCTAAGGGTTTATAATTAGCCAACGGCATGGGGCGGTTTAGGAACCCCAGGGATCCACGAAGGGGCGCCCTTGAAAGCAGTACGAGCACCTGGCACTGTGCCCTTCGAACAGTTAGTCTGGTAGCTAAAGTGTGTAAGTGTTTAGTTCCTTTTGATCACCCTGCGCCCTGTGGAACCGCTCCTGCCCTTGGACCTGCTTATAGCCATAAGGGAAAATGCGCCACTAGGGCAATATCAATTGACCAACTAGATGGCGAACATGGCAGTCGAGGAAATCGAGAGCAAAGTAGTTCAGTTGTTCGTAGAGAACCCCCTTCTACGCTACGGTAGATCTCCAGCTAGCAGTGATGCTATTTACTAATAAGGTATTTTATCTCATTATATTTAGGTGCTGTTGGTCTGTGCGCCATCTACCTGATCTTTGGCTGGGGCGCCCAACTACTGTGCAACATCATTGGGGTTCTGTACCCTGCATATATTTCCATCCATGCCATCGAGTCCAGCACAAAGCAGGACGACACCAAGTGGCTGATCTACTGGGTCACGTTTGGCATCTTCACcgtgattgaattcttttcgAGTCTGCTAACATCGGTGATTCCCTTTTACTGGCTGCTGAAGGTGAGCTTTGCATTCCTCACATATAAGAATCTTCTTTTAAATGCTTTAACTCCACATGTAGTGTGCTTTCCTCATATGGTGCATGCTGCCCACGGAACAAAATGGTTCTACCATCATCTACCGCAAGCTGGTGCGACCCTACTTCCTGAAACACCACGAATGTGAGTAAATTTTCCTCTTTGATATTGCAATTTTACTAAAAGGAGATCTATTTTTGCACACAGCCGTTGACAGGATCATCGATGATGGCATGAAGAAGGCCGCTGGAGTGCTGAAGCACGACTAGAAGGCGAATGTGCCGTAGCTCCGACCGCTTCTCGCTTATCCATGCATTTGGTTTTGGGCCTGGTCACCAACCTCACCTCGTATTGGTTACgttttgcaataaattttaattctgTATTCATTTGTTGTTGATAAGAGCACCAGTGTTTGCTGAACCAGAAGAAATCTCCGTTTGTTAAACGTAAAAACGAAAAGGAGGCTTTTATTGAGGCACAACTATCTTTAGGCGGCTGATTCCGCCTTTTCTGGCGACGCCTCCGCTTCGGCAGCTGCCCTCCGGTTCCGCCAGGCGGTCATGTAGGTGCGCGGGTGGATGGGCAGTAGTCCGGCGATTCCCAGGAGTTCTGCAGCCGGCGTGGACAAGTGGGCACCTTTGCCCAGCCAATAGCGGATTCTCTCCGTGTTAAGGGCCACCAGTCGTTCGTTGTAATTGTTGGGCAGGGGGTCAAAGGAGCCCACCTGCTCGATGACAGGCTGGTGCTGGTTCTTGCGCCTCTAAACCGAAAAATACAGTTTCCAATTAAAAGTTATAACCATTTCAATGGCCTAAAAGTACGCACCTCCATAACGACAATGTGATAAAAAGGCCGGTTGGTGCAGCCCAGGCGTACGAAACGTATGATTTTGGCCGACTTGGCATAAAAGCGGCCAATGCCACTTGCTGGCGATAGTGACATCTcgatatattatatatataatacaaGTTTTAGCATAAAATAAGGATTCTTCAATCAGAAAATGTGAATTGTTATGCAAAGCATGACCGTTAagggaaaattaaaaaataccaCGCTATTGGGTCACACTTTTAGTTTGCCAGCGTTGCCATCACCGACCGCCCATGTTAGACAGTTGCGGCGCCTCGGCAACCCTGGCCTGCGCACACACAAGATGGCGTCAGAGAACGAGAAGCACGAACACTAAGGAATTTGTTCAGTGGTGTCTGTGTCTGTGAATTATATTGAAGGAAAAAGAgtgttttgtttataaatttaattgcaaaaacTGCACATCGTCACACGGGGCGCGTGCACACACATCGgcgcacacgcacacccacGCCCAGGCGACACCAAAACGCAAAACGGAGAGTGTGTGTTATCAATGGAGTGTGTGTTCCCCAACGCCAAGTGAATTTTTTTCGTTGAGACCGAGGGACGGAAAAAAATGGCGCCCGCAGCCAGAGCAACTTGACTTTCTTTTCGGTCCTATATAGTTAGTAGTTGCTTGCCCCCATCTCGTCGTCGGCGAGCGAATTCGGTGATTTTATTTCGATTTCGTCGCAGTGCGATATCCCCAACGAAGAAAACATAACGAATAATTGATGAAAAAGTGCTTGAGAGAGACCCCCCCAAACGTATT
This genomic interval from Drosophila mauritiana strain mau12 chromosome 2R, ASM438214v1, whole genome shotgun sequence contains the following:
- the LOC117138319 gene encoding solute carrier family 25 member 35, producing MTKSDFVLGGTAAMGAVVFTNPIDVVKTRMQLQGELAARGTYVKPYRHLPQAMLQIVLNDGLLALEKGLAPALCYQFVLNSVRLSVYSNALELGYLQNEDGSISFYRGMFFGALGGCTGTYFASPFYMIKAQQHAQAVKSIAVGFQHKHTSMMDALLHIYRTNGISGFWRAALPSLNRTLVASSVQIGTFPKAKSVLKDKGWVTHPILLSFCAGLSSGTLVAVANSPFDVLTTRMYNQPVDEKGRGLMYKGLVDCFTKIWKTEGLHGMYKGFWPIYFRSAPHTTLTFVFFEKLLHVRDHYVFSQPRN
- the LOC117138320 gene encoding receptor expression-enhancing protein 5 isoform X1, translating into MAAQVTQVQQFLNGYKDDVSRSLRDASKPWTKVFDTVEEKTGVDRVNIFVGAVGLCAIYLIFGWGAQLLCNIIGVLYPAYISIHAIESSTKQDDTKWLIYWVTFGIFTVIEFFSSLLTSVIPFYWLLKCAFLIWCMLPTEQNGSTIIYRKLVRPYFLKHHESVDRIIDDGMKKAAGVLKHD
- the LOC117138320 gene encoding receptor expression-enhancing protein 5 isoform X2 encodes the protein MWLWDYIMLIRQRQETRHNVRVPLVYLGIGAVGLCAIYLIFGWGAQLLCNIIGVLYPAYISIHAIESSTKQDDTKWLIYWVTFGIFTVIEFFSSLLTSVIPFYWLLKCAFLIWCMLPTEQNGSTIIYRKLVRPYFLKHHESVDRIIDDGMKKAAGVLKHD
- the LOC117138320 gene encoding receptor expression-enhancing protein 5 isoform X3, whose translation is MANMAVEEIESKVVQLFVENPLLRYGAVGLCAIYLIFGWGAQLLCNIIGVLYPAYISIHAIESSTKQDDTKWLIYWVTFGIFTVIEFFSSLLTSVIPFYWLLKCAFLIWCMLPTEQNGSTIIYRKLVRPYFLKHHESVDRIIDDGMKKAAGVLKHD
- the LOC117138322 gene encoding probable 28S ribosomal protein S16, mitochondrial produces the protein MSLSPASGIGRFYAKSAKIIRFVRLGCTNRPFYHIVVMERRKNQHQPVIEQVGSFDPLPNNYNERLVALNTERIRYWLGKGAHLSTPAAELLGIAGLLPIHPRTYMTAWRNRRAAAEAEASPEKAESAA